A part of Chanos chanos chromosome 9, fChaCha1.1, whole genome shotgun sequence genomic DNA contains:
- the LOC115821800 gene encoding ribonuclease, liver-like — MARPKLQEQRLPTHLYGNNNLLSPAVNYPPWEAGEDAMVASRHSLLFVLLLCSCFTDPTSGEGTPEMFKDQHVGPGMKDCSKMQFINQKYNHDCKKKNTFIGAEYDDIKKVCDTKTGMGEKDASGGFISTQNFNVLDCEGKIKDKKCVYTEAKDNRKILIKCEGGEPVHYGAPKNAGKKK; from the exons ATGGCGCGCCCGAAGCTGCAGGAGCAGCGGCTGCCCACCCACCTGTACGGGAATAACAACCTGCTCTCCCCAGCAGTTAATTACCCGCCGTGGGAAGCAGGC GAAGACGCCATGGTAGCATCTCGCCATTCCCTTCTCTTTGTACTGCTCCTGTGCAGCTGTTTCACTGATCCGACAAGCGGCGAGGGCACTCCTGAAATGTTTAAAGATCAACACGTTGGCCCAGGCATGAAAGACTGCAGCAAGATGCAGTTTATTAACCAGAAGTACAATcatgactgcaaaaaaaagaatacgTTTATAGGTGCTGAATATGATGACATCAAGAAGGTCTGCGACACCAAGACCGGAATGGGCGAAAAAGATGCTTCAGGGGGCTTTATTAGCACACAGAACTTCAACGTCTTAGACTGCGAGGggaaaataaaagacaagaaGTGTGTATACACTGAAGCGAAAGACAATAGAAAAATTCTCATTAAGTGTGAGGGGGGAGAACCGGTGCACTACGGAGCTCCTAAGAATGCTGGGAAAAAGAAGTGA
- the ube2s gene encoding ubiquitin-conjugating enzyme E2 S, protein MNSNVENLPPQVLRLVYKEVSALAADPPEGIKIYPSEEDITEIQTAIEGPEGTPFAGGVFRMRLVLGKDFPAAPPKGFFLTKIFHPNVGHKGEICVNVLKRDWRAELGLRHVLLTIKCLLIHPNPESALNEEAGRLLLEDYSEYFSRARLLTEIHAMGGTSGSAQEPGDGPQPKKHAGDPSKRVAVAKKKTDKKRALRRL, encoded by the exons ATG aaCTCGAACGTGGAGAACCTGCCACCTCAGGTGCTGAGGCTGGTATATAAGGAAGTTTCAGCCCTGGCTGCAGACCCCCCGGAGGGGATTAAAATTTACCCCAGTGAAGAGGACATCACAGAGATCCAGACGGCCATAGAGGGACCAG AGGGAACCCCTTTCGCCGGAGGAGTTTTCCGGATGCGTTTAGTCCTGGGGAAGGATTTCCCAGCTGCACCTCCCAAAGGTTTCTTCCTGACGAAGATTTTCCACCCAAACGTGGGCCATAAGGGGGAGATCTGTGTGAACGTGCTGAAGAGAGACTGGAGAGCAGAACTGGGACTCCGACATGTTCTACTG ACCATTAAGTGCCTGCTGATTCACCCTAACCCGGAGTCAGCTCTGAATGAGGAGGCAGGGAGACTGCTCCTGGAGGACTATTCCGAGTATTTTTCCCGCGCTCGCCTCCTTACCGAAATCCACGCCATGGGGGGCACCTCGGGGTCCGCCCAGGAGCCCGGCGACGGACCCCAACCCAAAAAACACGCCGGAGACCCCAGCAAACGCGT TGCAGTGGCCAAGAAGAAGACGGATAAAAAACGGGCCCTCAGACGACTATAA